A DNA window from Ornithinimicrobium humiphilum contains the following coding sequences:
- the pdxH gene encoding pyridoxamine 5'-phosphate oxidase has translation MDPLRRFRQEYDGEGLSEDSAPEAPLEIVEAWIEAAVERAAERGDVPEPTAMSVATVDADGVPDVRTVLLRGLDHRGPAFYTSTRSTKGRQLAANPGVAASLTWPSMYRAVRFRGYAELLPEDEVLAYFRSRPWGARIGAHASAQSEPVPDRATLEAAYAEAAARYPDTGSPDDVPVPEGWGGYRVVADRVELWAGRPSRLHDRLVWERVGPGALDDPTAWRRVRLAP, from the coding sequence GTGGACCCGCTGCGGAGGTTCCGCCAGGAGTACGACGGCGAGGGTCTGTCGGAGGACTCCGCCCCGGAGGCGCCGCTGGAGATCGTTGAGGCCTGGATCGAGGCGGCCGTCGAGCGCGCGGCGGAGCGGGGCGACGTGCCCGAGCCGACCGCGATGTCGGTCGCCACGGTCGACGCCGACGGCGTGCCCGACGTGCGCACCGTGCTGCTGCGCGGGCTGGACCACCGGGGTCCGGCCTTCTACACCAGCACCCGCTCGACCAAGGGGCGGCAGCTGGCGGCCAACCCCGGCGTCGCCGCCTCGCTGACGTGGCCCTCGATGTATCGCGCCGTGCGCTTCCGGGGGTATGCCGAGCTGCTCCCCGAGGACGAGGTGCTCGCCTACTTCCGCAGCCGGCCGTGGGGCGCCCGCATCGGCGCCCACGCTTCCGCGCAGTCCGAGCCGGTGCCCGACCGGGCCACGCTGGAGGCGGCCTACGCCGAGGCCGCGGCGCGCTATCCCGACACCGGCAGCCCTGACGACGTCCCCGTGCCGGAGGGCTGGGGCGGCTACCGCGTGGTGGCCGACCGGGTGGAGCTGTGGGCCGGTCGGCCCAGCCGCCTGCACGACCGGCTCGTGTGGGAACGGGTCGGCCCCGGGGCCCTCGACGACCCCACCGCCTGGCGTCGCGTCCGGCTCGCCCCGTGA
- a CDS encoding gamma-glutamyltransferase family protein, producing MVSSTHWLASSAAMRVLELGGNAADGAVAAGLVLQVVEPHLNGPGGDLPLIVASADDPTPRVLCGQGPAPAGATPEHFAAAGLDRIPGSGPLATAVPGAFDAWMVLLRDRGTMSAAEVAGPALHYARHGHPVLERVSRTIEAVAELFTQDWTTSADHWLVDGAPPEPGSLVTNPAWADTLERLLVEEASAGGTREQGIDALRRAWSQGFVAEAVDAFARRPFRHSGGQVLPGVLTGADLAAFEATWEDAVTLDWRGVTVAKTGAWGQGPALLQVLQTVDAAGADDLGTVEGLHTLVEAWKLAMADREAWYGDSAEVALADLLDPAYAAGRAALITEEASRELRPGSPGGRTPRVAAQALLVEGAGDADATVGEPTVGRDPAEPQVTAEGETRGDTCHVDVVDRWGMLVSATPSGGWLQSSPFIPEVGFALGSRLQMMWLEQGLPSSLVPGRRPRTTLTPTLVLRDGIPVLACGSPGGDQQDQWQSTFLLRHLVDGLALQEAVDAPQLHTTSFPGSFHPRASEPGVVLAESRFGAELLDGLRARGHEVLEQGPWTLGRLCAVGRDPGTGIVSAAANPRGMQGYAVGR from the coding sequence ATGGTGTCGAGCACCCACTGGCTGGCCTCCTCGGCCGCGATGCGCGTGCTCGAGCTCGGCGGCAACGCCGCCGACGGCGCGGTGGCCGCCGGACTGGTCCTGCAGGTGGTCGAGCCCCACCTCAACGGCCCCGGCGGCGACCTCCCGCTGATCGTCGCCTCCGCCGACGACCCGACCCCGCGGGTGCTCTGCGGGCAGGGCCCGGCGCCCGCCGGCGCCACCCCGGAGCACTTCGCGGCCGCGGGCCTCGACCGCATCCCCGGCTCCGGCCCGCTCGCGACCGCCGTGCCCGGGGCCTTCGACGCCTGGATGGTGCTGCTCCGTGACCGGGGCACGATGTCCGCGGCCGAGGTGGCCGGGCCGGCGCTGCACTACGCCCGGCACGGTCACCCCGTCCTGGAGCGGGTCTCGCGCACGATCGAGGCCGTCGCCGAGCTCTTCACCCAGGACTGGACGACCTCGGCCGACCATTGGCTGGTCGACGGTGCGCCGCCCGAGCCGGGCAGCCTGGTGACCAACCCCGCCTGGGCCGACACGCTCGAGCGGCTGCTCGTCGAGGAGGCCTCCGCCGGCGGCACCCGCGAGCAGGGCATCGACGCGCTGCGCCGCGCGTGGTCCCAGGGCTTCGTCGCCGAGGCCGTCGACGCCTTCGCGCGCCGACCCTTCCGGCACTCCGGCGGCCAGGTGCTGCCGGGCGTCCTGACGGGCGCCGACCTCGCTGCCTTCGAGGCGACCTGGGAGGACGCCGTCACCCTCGACTGGCGCGGCGTCACGGTCGCCAAGACCGGTGCCTGGGGGCAGGGCCCCGCGCTGCTGCAGGTGCTCCAGACGGTCGACGCGGCCGGGGCGGACGACCTCGGCACGGTGGAGGGGCTCCACACCCTCGTCGAGGCCTGGAAGCTGGCGATGGCCGACCGGGAGGCCTGGTACGGCGACAGCGCCGAGGTGGCGCTGGCCGACCTGCTCGACCCGGCCTACGCCGCCGGGCGCGCCGCGCTCATCACGGAGGAGGCCAGCCGTGAGCTGCGTCCGGGCTCGCCGGGAGGGCGCACCCCCCGCGTCGCCGCCCAGGCGCTCCTCGTCGAGGGCGCGGGCGACGCGGACGCGACGGTGGGGGAGCCCACCGTCGGGCGCGACCCGGCCGAGCCGCAGGTCACCGCCGAGGGGGAGACCCGCGGCGACACCTGCCACGTCGACGTCGTCGACCGCTGGGGCATGCTCGTCTCCGCCACCCCCAGCGGCGGCTGGCTGCAGTCCTCGCCCTTCATCCCCGAGGTCGGCTTCGCCCTCGGCAGCCGGCTGCAGATGATGTGGCTCGAGCAGGGCCTGCCGAGCTCGCTCGTGCCCGGCCGCCGCCCCCGCACCACCCTGACACCCACGCTCGTGCTGCGCGACGGCATACCCGTGCTCGCCTGCGGCAGCCCGGGGGGCGACCAGCAGGACCAGTGGCAGAGCACCTTCCTGCTGCGCCACCTCGTGGACGGGCTCGCGCTGCAGGAGGCGGTCGACGCCCCCCAGCTGCACACCACGAGCTTCCCCGGCAGCTTCCACCCGCGGGCGAGCGAGCCGGGCGTCGTGCTCGCCGAGTCCCGGTTCGGGGCCGAGCTGCTGGACGGGCTGCGCGCCCGCGGGCACGAGGTGCTGGAGCAGGGGCCGTGGACGCTCGGTCGCCTCTGCGCCGTCGGGCGCGATCCCGGCACGGGCATCGTGTCGGCGGCGGCCAACCCGCGCGGCATGCAGGGCTATGCCGTCGGCCGGTAG
- a CDS encoding NCS2 family permease: MSAPAPSRGDLTAVDRYFRITERGSTVTQEIRGGLATFFTMAYIVVLNPLIIGTVPDGTGGFLADGNLQVIAACTALVAGLMTILMGAVANYPLALATGLGLNAFVAYGIASLPGMTWADAMGLVVLEGLIILVLVLTGFREAVFRAIPAQLKTAISVGIGLFITIIGLVDAGVVRRPASGPVPVELGVGGFLAGWPTLVFVIGLFLIAALLTLRVKGAILYGIISATVLAIIVEAIFKIGPQAQDGSNPTGWGLNVPALPDQVVQVPDFGLLGHFNLLGSFSAIGATAVFLLIFTLMLADFFDTMGTMVAVGAEAGLLDEEGNPPNTRRILVVDSIAAAAGGAAGVSSNTSYIESTAGVGEGARTGLASVVTGVMFLLATFLAPLVAIVPHEAATPALIIVGFLMMQQVTGIDWEDLEIGIPAFLTIVVMPFTYSIAAGIGAGFVAYVALKIVRGKAREIHLLLWIVAVLFVIYFAIDPIKGWLGAS; encoded by the coding sequence ATGTCCGCACCTGCCCCGTCCCGTGGTGACCTGACCGCCGTGGACCGCTACTTCCGGATCACCGAGCGTGGGTCGACGGTGACCCAGGAGATCCGTGGTGGTCTGGCCACCTTCTTCACGATGGCCTACATCGTGGTCCTCAACCCCCTGATCATCGGCACCGTCCCCGACGGCACCGGTGGCTTCCTCGCCGACGGCAACCTCCAGGTGATCGCCGCCTGCACCGCGCTCGTCGCCGGTCTGATGACGATCCTCATGGGTGCCGTCGCCAACTACCCGCTGGCGCTGGCGACCGGCCTCGGCCTCAACGCCTTCGTCGCCTACGGCATCGCCAGCCTCCCCGGCATGACGTGGGCCGACGCGATGGGTCTCGTGGTCCTCGAGGGCCTCATCATCCTCGTGCTCGTCCTCACCGGCTTCCGCGAGGCGGTCTTCAGGGCGATCCCGGCCCAGCTCAAGACCGCCATCAGCGTCGGAATCGGCCTCTTCATCACGATCATCGGTCTCGTCGACGCGGGCGTCGTCCGCCGCCCGGCCTCCGGTCCGGTGCCCGTGGAGCTCGGTGTCGGCGGCTTCCTCGCCGGCTGGCCGACGCTCGTCTTCGTGATCGGCCTGTTCCTCATCGCCGCGCTGCTCACGCTGCGCGTCAAGGGCGCGATCCTCTACGGCATCATCAGCGCGACCGTCCTGGCCATCATCGTGGAGGCGATCTTCAAGATCGGCCCGCAGGCGCAGGACGGCTCCAACCCGACCGGCTGGGGCCTCAACGTCCCGGCGCTGCCCGACCAGGTCGTCCAGGTCCCCGACTTCGGGCTGCTGGGCCACTTCAACCTGCTGGGCTCCTTCAGCGCGATCGGCGCCACCGCCGTCTTCCTGCTGATCTTCACGCTCATGCTGGCCGACTTCTTCGACACCATGGGCACCATGGTCGCCGTCGGTGCCGAGGCCGGCCTGCTCGACGAGGAGGGCAACCCGCCCAACACCCGCCGCATCCTCGTCGTCGACTCCATCGCGGCCGCCGCCGGTGGCGCCGCGGGCGTCAGCAGCAACACCTCCTACATCGAGTCGACCGCCGGTGTCGGCGAGGGTGCGCGCACCGGTCTGGCCTCGGTCGTCACCGGCGTCATGTTCCTGCTGGCGACCTTCCTCGCCCCGCTCGTGGCGATCGTGCCCCACGAGGCGGCGACCCCGGCGCTCATCATCGTCGGCTTCCTGATGATGCAGCAGGTCACCGGCATCGACTGGGAGGACCTCGAGATCGGCATCCCGGCATTCCTCACGATCGTCGTCATGCCGTTCACCTACTCGATCGCCGCGGGCATCGGCGCGGGCTTCGTCGCCTACGTCGCCCTCAAGATCGTGCGGGGCAAGGCCCGTGAGATCCACCTGCTGCTGTGGATCGTCGCCGTGCTCTTCGTCATCTACTTCGCGATCGACCCGATCAAGGGGTGGCTGGGCGCCTCCTGA
- a CDS encoding C40 family peptidase produces the protein MTLRPHGRHRAPSRTTALSRSAAVAATSTGLLAGTAVAASADPATGSSESLSGVPVAETLVRAVETVAAAEKPAKAVPAPEKVDEAASFGTSGFTAVRIVTEPTPAEAAVEARTEVAASRSNERAAAPAAEAQPAAAEAAPAQQAAPAPEPAPAPAPAAAPAPTGGVLSVAAAYTGIPYVYGGATPAGFDCSGYTQFVFAQVGISLPRTAAAQQASATPVSNPQPGDLVFFGYPAYHVGIYAGNGMMYDSGRPGIPTQLRAVFSGVSGYGRVG, from the coding sequence GTGACCCTGCGCCCCCACGGCCGCCACCGCGCGCCGAGCCGCACCACAGCACTGTCCCGCTCCGCCGCCGTCGCCGCGACCTCGACCGGTCTGCTGGCCGGCACCGCCGTCGCCGCGTCGGCCGACCCCGCGACCGGCTCCTCGGAGTCCCTGTCGGGCGTCCCGGTCGCCGAGACCCTCGTCCGCGCCGTCGAGACCGTCGCCGCCGCCGAGAAGCCCGCCAAGGCCGTCCCTGCACCCGAGAAGGTCGACGAGGCCGCCAGCTTCGGCACCTCCGGCTTCACCGCCGTGCGCATCGTGACCGAGCCGACCCCGGCGGAGGCCGCCGTCGAGGCGCGCACCGAGGTCGCCGCGAGCCGCAGCAACGAGCGCGCCGCCGCCCCGGCCGCCGAGGCGCAGCCGGCCGCCGCCGAGGCCGCCCCGGCCCAGCAGGCCGCCCCGGCGCCCGAGCCCGCTCCGGCCCCGGCCCCGGCCGCCGCCCCGGCCCCGACCGGTGGCGTCCTGTCCGTCGCCGCCGCCTACACCGGCATCCCCTACGTCTACGGCGGCGCCACCCCAGCCGGCTTCGACTGCTCCGGCTACACCCAGTTCGTCTTCGCGCAGGTCGGCATCTCGCTGCCGCGCACGGCGGCCGCCCAGCAGGCCTCCGCGACCCCGGTGAGCAACCCGCAGCCGGGCGACCTGGTGTTCTTCGGCTACCCGGCCTACCACGTGGGCATCTACGCCGGCAACGGCATGATGTACGACTCGGGCCGCCCCGGCATCCCGACGCAGCTGCGCGCCGTCTTCAGCGGCGTCTCCGGCTACGGCCGCGTGGGCTGA
- a CDS encoding DUF3027 domain-containing protein, giving the protein MATLKPDAVLTPAVEVARAAAMEIAEPGTVGEHLGAVTEADRLTTHSFACTAPAYPGWRWAVTLSRAPRARRATVSEVHLLPGEGALLSPEWVPYAERLAPGDIGPEDRTPYVEDDPNLEPGFEATGEEEVDRLAIWELGLGRPRVLSAEGRDAAARRWHDGDHGPRSEIARKAPAPCSTCGYFVPMAGALRSVFGVCANEWSPADGSVVALDFGCGAHSEVDVERRAPERVDPPVLDDEAEIEFVDR; this is encoded by the coding sequence GTGGCGACCCTCAAGCCCGACGCCGTCCTCACCCCCGCGGTCGAGGTGGCGCGTGCTGCCGCGATGGAGATCGCCGAGCCCGGCACGGTCGGCGAGCACCTCGGTGCCGTCACCGAGGCCGACCGGCTGACGACCCACAGCTTCGCGTGCACCGCGCCCGCCTACCCGGGCTGGCGCTGGGCCGTCACGCTCTCCCGCGCGCCCCGGGCCCGTCGCGCCACCGTCAGCGAGGTGCACCTGCTGCCCGGCGAGGGCGCGCTGCTCTCCCCGGAGTGGGTCCCCTACGCCGAGCGGCTCGCCCCCGGCGACATCGGTCCCGAGGACCGCACCCCCTACGTCGAGGACGACCCCAACCTCGAGCCCGGCTTCGAGGCCACGGGCGAGGAGGAGGTCGACCGTCTCGCGATCTGGGAGCTCGGTCTGGGCCGCCCACGCGTGCTCTCGGCCGAGGGCCGGGACGCGGCCGCCAGGCGTTGGCACGACGGCGACCACGGTCCGCGCAGCGAGATCGCGCGCAAGGCTCCCGCCCCGTGCTCGACCTGCGGCTACTTCGTGCCGATGGCCGGTGCGCTGCGCTCGGTCTTCGGCGTCTGCGCCAACGAGTGGTCGCCGGCCGACGGCTCCGTCGTCGCGCTGGACTTCGGCTGCGGCGCGCACAGCGAGGTCGACGTCGAGCGTCGGGCTCCCGAGCGGGTGGACCCGCCGGTGCTCGACGACGAGGCCGAGATCGAGTTCGTCGACCGCTGA
- a CDS encoding hemolysin family protein: MSTPVALMVSVLLLVANGFFVAAEFAIVAAKRHRLEERAEEGSRAARAAVEASRELSLMLAGAQLGITLCTLALGALAKPAVAHLLEPVISTVGVPDVAVHAVAVVLAVSVVVFLHMVVGEMAPKSWAISHPESSAILLALPFRAFTWVSRPLLWLMNELANVLLRLVRVDPVDTLANAQTPADLQLLLAQSYEHGVLGDADHQILSGALRLEEKTVAEVMFPTTAAVTVPRTATAADVERISRDSGRSRLFVVEPAGRAGQQRIRGIVHVRDAIMATAEGRADDSLLSFLQPVASLPSSMPLIDAVTSLRQQRAQLALVRDEQGRVVGMSSMEDILEQILGEFDDESDEATTEHASA, from the coding sequence ATGAGCACCCCCGTCGCCCTGATGGTCAGCGTGCTGCTGCTCGTCGCCAACGGCTTCTTCGTCGCCGCCGAGTTCGCCATCGTGGCGGCCAAGCGGCACCGGCTCGAGGAGCGTGCGGAGGAGGGCAGCCGCGCGGCCCGCGCCGCCGTGGAGGCCTCACGCGAGCTGTCGCTCATGCTGGCCGGCGCGCAGCTCGGCATCACGCTGTGCACGCTGGCCCTCGGTGCGCTGGCCAAGCCGGCCGTCGCCCACCTGCTGGAGCCCGTGATCTCGACCGTCGGCGTCCCCGACGTCGCGGTGCACGCCGTCGCGGTCGTGCTCGCCGTCTCCGTCGTCGTCTTCCTGCACATGGTCGTCGGCGAGATGGCCCCCAAGTCGTGGGCGATCTCGCACCCCGAGAGCTCGGCGATCCTGCTGGCCCTGCCCTTCCGGGCCTTCACCTGGGTCTCCCGCCCGCTGCTGTGGCTGATGAACGAGCTGGCCAACGTGCTCCTGCGGCTGGTACGCGTCGACCCCGTCGATACCCTGGCCAACGCGCAGACCCCGGCCGACCTGCAGCTGCTGCTCGCCCAGTCCTACGAGCACGGCGTGCTCGGGGACGCCGACCACCAGATCCTCTCCGGCGCCCTGCGCCTGGAGGAGAAGACGGTGGCCGAGGTGATGTTCCCGACGACGGCGGCCGTCACGGTGCCCCGCACGGCCACGGCGGCCGACGTCGAGCGGATCAGCCGCGACAGCGGCCGCTCCCGCCTCTTCGTCGTCGAGCCCGCGGGCCGGGCCGGCCAGCAGCGCATCCGCGGCATCGTGCACGTGCGCGACGCCATCATGGCGACCGCCGAGGGACGGGCGGACGACTCGCTGCTGTCCTTCCTGCAGCCGGTGGCCTCGCTCCCCTCCTCGATGCCGCTCATCGACGCCGTGACGAGCCTGCGCCAGCAGCGCGCCCAGCTCGCGCTCGTGCGCGACGAGCAGGGCCGGGTCGTGGGCATGTCCTCGATGGAGGACATCCTCGAGCAGATCCTCGGTGAGTTCGACGACGAGTCCGACGAGGCGACGACCGAGCACGCGTCGGCCTGA
- a CDS encoding DUF2530 domain-containing protein has translation MPSDARPDPQEPAEPAPVSVPDPGLRTIGLVRWGVVAWLVVLAVVLAVPSLRTGDRAWWVWVPVAGALLGALGHGYLARGRGNARDA, from the coding sequence GTGCCCAGCGATGCCCGCCCCGACCCGCAGGAACCGGCCGAACCGGCTCCCGTGAGCGTGCCGGACCCCGGCCTGCGCACCATCGGCCTGGTGCGCTGGGGCGTCGTCGCCTGGCTGGTCGTGCTGGCCGTGGTCCTCGCCGTGCCCTCGCTGCGCACCGGGGACCGCGCCTGGTGGGTCTGGGTGCCGGTGGCCGGGGCGCTGCTGGGGGCGCTGGGCCACGGCTACCTCGCGCGGGGTCGCGGCAACGCCCGCGACGCCTAG
- a CDS encoding cold-shock protein yields MPTGKVRFYDEDKGFGFLSSDEGHDVYVPRSALPQGVESLKRGTRVEFDIVAGKRGDQALSVRLLDPPPSVSRGLSLRDRKPAEEMVVVVEDLIALLDSASTSLRKGHYPDRRQGAAVAKALRAVADQFEAGS; encoded by the coding sequence GTGCCGACCGGCAAGGTCAGGTTCTACGACGAGGACAAGGGCTTCGGCTTCCTGTCCAGCGACGAGGGACACGACGTCTACGTCCCGCGCTCCGCCCTGCCCCAGGGCGTCGAGTCGCTCAAGCGCGGCACCCGTGTGGAGTTCGACATCGTGGCCGGCAAGCGCGGCGACCAGGCCCTCTCGGTGCGCCTGCTCGACCCGCCTCCGTCGGTCAGCCGCGGCCTCTCGCTGCGCGACCGCAAGCCGGCCGAGGAGATGGTGGTCGTGGTCGAGGACCTCATCGCCCTGCTCGACAGCGCCTCCACCTCGCTGCGCAAGGGGCACTACCCCGACCGTCGCCAGGGTGCCGCCGTGGCCAAGGCCCTGCGCGCCGTCGCCGACCAGTTCGAGGCGGGGAGCTGA
- a CDS encoding MarR family winged helix-turn-helix transcriptional regulator — MPAPASAPQIPVPELAHTLRMACMRVARRVRYESGGTVAPHLFSVLAQLGSEARTVGELATIEQVSAPSMSRTVAQLCEGGYVTRMADEHDGRLVRLAITELGEQTVRGERERRDRWFTERLEKLSDEDQVLLARAAELLEELVAR, encoded by the coding sequence ATGCCTGCACCAGCCTCCGCCCCTCAGATCCCCGTCCCCGAGCTCGCGCACACCCTCCGTATGGCGTGCATGCGCGTCGCGCGCCGCGTCCGCTACGAGTCGGGCGGCACGGTCGCCCCCCACCTGTTCAGCGTGCTCGCCCAGCTCGGCTCCGAGGCCCGGACCGTCGGCGAGCTGGCGACCATCGAGCAGGTCAGCGCGCCGAGCATGAGCCGCACCGTGGCCCAGCTCTGCGAGGGCGGCTACGTCACCCGCATGGCCGACGAGCACGACGGCCGGCTGGTGCGTCTGGCCATCACCGAGCTGGGCGAGCAGACCGTGCGGGGCGAGCGGGAGCGCCGCGACCGCTGGTTCACCGAGCGCCTGGAGAAGCTGTCCGACGAGGACCAGGTCCTGCTGGCCCGGGCCGCCGAGCTCCTCGAGGAGCTGGTCGCCCGATGA
- a CDS encoding MFS transporter, which yields MSAMFSALSVKNYRIYAAGALVSNTGTWMGRVAQDWVVLTELTDNSAAALGIVTGLQFLPTVLLTPLAGALSDAFSKRKVMLVSQSFMAFFALLMGVWVLHGSMELWHMYVLATLSGVASAVDAPARQAFVSEMVPKEKLTNAVGLNSASFHFGRLLGPATAGLLIAAFSTGPTLIINAFTFIAVIIALLMMDTRLLAKRPDRTGKGRAKISEGVRYVARRPDIILIMIVAFMHGTFGMNFQITNALMATEIYGKGVEEYGITGSVMAIGSLAGALMAARRERPRWRLLLGSLGLFAIFSFFLAMAPTFAVYTVLLVPTGLTALTVMVSANAMVQLSVDQEVRGRVMALYMAVFFGGTPIGSPIIGWVGETFGARWTILIATIACGLTAAAAIIYLMRHDNLRLRIRASWARPLYLERGPALTEPIPEKVT from the coding sequence ATGAGCGCGATGTTCAGCGCGCTCTCGGTCAAGAACTACCGGATCTACGCGGCGGGTGCCCTGGTCTCCAACACCGGCACCTGGATGGGCCGCGTCGCCCAGGACTGGGTGGTGCTCACCGAGCTCACCGACAACTCCGCCGCTGCCCTCGGCATCGTCACGGGCCTGCAGTTCCTGCCGACCGTGCTCCTGACCCCGCTGGCCGGCGCGCTCAGCGACGCCTTCTCCAAGCGCAAGGTCATGCTCGTCAGCCAGTCGTTCATGGCGTTCTTCGCGCTGCTCATGGGCGTGTGGGTGCTGCACGGCTCGATGGAGCTGTGGCACATGTACGTCCTGGCCACCCTCTCGGGCGTGGCCTCGGCCGTCGACGCCCCGGCGCGGCAGGCCTTCGTCTCGGAGATGGTGCCCAAGGAGAAGCTGACCAACGCGGTCGGCCTCAACAGTGCCTCCTTCCACTTCGGCCGGCTCCTCGGCCCGGCCACCGCCGGCCTGCTCATCGCGGCCTTCAGCACCGGTCCGACGCTGATCATCAACGCCTTCACCTTCATCGCGGTGATCATCGCCCTGCTGATGATGGACACCCGTCTGCTCGCCAAGCGCCCCGACCGGACGGGGAAGGGGCGGGCGAAGATCAGCGAGGGGGTCCGCTACGTCGCCCGGCGGCCGGACATCATCCTCATCATGATCGTGGCCTTCATGCACGGCACCTTCGGCATGAACTTCCAGATCACCAACGCGCTCATGGCCACCGAGATCTACGGCAAGGGCGTCGAGGAGTACGGCATCACGGGCTCGGTCATGGCGATCGGCTCGCTGGCGGGCGCCCTGATGGCGGCCCGGCGCGAGCGCCCCCGGTGGCGGCTGCTGCTCGGCTCGCTGGGGCTGTTCGCCATCTTCAGCTTCTTCCTCGCCATGGCGCCGACCTTCGCGGTCTACACCGTGCTGCTGGTGCCGACCGGCCTGACCGCGCTCACCGTCATGGTCAGCGCCAACGCGATGGTGCAGCTCTCCGTGGACCAGGAGGTCCGCGGCCGGGTCATGGCCCTCTACATGGCCGTCTTCTTCGGCGGCACCCCGATCGGCTCGCCGATCATCGGCTGGGTCGGCGAGACCTTCGGCGCCCGCTGGACCATCCTCATCGCCACGATCGCGTGCGGACTGACGGCCGCGGCTGCGATCATCTACCTGATGCGCCACGACAACCTGCGACTGCGCATCCGCGCCAGCTGGGCGCGCCCGCTCTACCTCGAGCGCGGTCCGGCCCTGACCGAGCCCATCCCCGAGAAGGTGACCTGA
- a CDS encoding metal-dependent transcriptional regulator has product MSELIDTTEMYLKTILELEEDGVVPMRARIAERLAQSGPTVSQTVARMERDGLLHVAPDRHLELTPDGRLAAVRVMRKHRLAERLLTDVIGLDPAYVHEEACRWEHVMSEDVERRILHLVQDGTTSPYGNPVPGLEELGHPAAPPASGRPSHEIAAAAGEGVRTSTRVVRIGEPVQVDPEVLGLLLESGVRPGAEVIVWGESERTIVEAVGGEAVSLPVDVASHIFCG; this is encoded by the coding sequence GTGAGCGAGCTGATCGACACCACGGAGATGTACCTCAAGACCATCCTCGAGCTCGAGGAGGACGGGGTCGTCCCCATGCGTGCCCGGATCGCCGAGCGCCTGGCGCAGTCCGGCCCGACCGTCTCGCAGACGGTCGCCCGCATGGAGCGCGACGGGCTGCTCCACGTCGCGCCCGACCGCCACCTCGAGCTCACCCCCGACGGTCGCCTCGCCGCGGTGCGCGTCATGCGCAAGCACCGCCTGGCCGAGCGGCTCCTCACCGACGTCATCGGGCTGGACCCGGCCTACGTCCACGAGGAGGCGTGCCGCTGGGAGCACGTCATGAGCGAAGACGTCGAGCGGCGCATCCTGCACCTGGTGCAGGACGGCACCACCTCGCCCTACGGCAACCCGGTCCCGGGGCTCGAGGAGCTCGGGCACCCCGCCGCGCCCCCGGCCTCGGGCCGCCCCAGCCACGAGATCGCCGCCGCCGCCGGGGAGGGCGTGCGCACCTCCACCCGCGTCGTGCGGATCGGCGAGCCCGTGCAGGTCGACCCGGAGGTCCTGGGGCTCCTGCTGGAGTCCGGCGTGCGGCCCGGTGCCGAGGTCATCGTCTGGGGCGAGTCGGAGCGCACGATCGTCGAGGCCGTGGGCGGCGAGGCCGTCTCGCTGCCGGTCGACGTCGCCTCCCACATCTTCTGCGGCTGA